In a single window of the Limnochorda sp. L945t genome:
- a CDS encoding carbohydrate ABC transporter permease: MARRRPSPRLRATVAAFFFLLPALLLLGLFEIGPVFYSFYVSLLRWNIIGTPEWVGFANYLALRGDPDFWQAWLNTAYYVLLSVPTTMALALLLASALHRPLVGLGALRTAYFLPYVTAANAAAIVWFYVFHPEAGGLLNEALRLVGLPRQRWLLDPRLAMPAVAITQVWHLLGYQAVLFLAGLQNISREYYEQAAIDGASGWRLFRYVTWPLLSPTTYFVLIISLIGAFQVFSPVYIMTRGGPLDSTMVLVYYLYRHSFEYFDFGYASAIAYVLFVFLFVLTLVQRRTIGTRVHYQ, encoded by the coding sequence ATGGCGCGGCGCCGTCCTTCTCCCAGGTTACGGGCCACGGTCGCGGCGTTCTTCTTCTTGTTGCCGGCGCTGCTGCTCCTGGGGCTGTTCGAGATCGGGCCGGTCTTCTACTCCTTCTACGTGAGCCTGCTGCGATGGAACATCATCGGCACCCCGGAGTGGGTCGGCTTCGCCAACTACCTCGCGCTCCGGGGCGATCCCGACTTCTGGCAGGCGTGGCTCAACACGGCGTACTACGTGCTGCTTTCGGTGCCGACCACCATGGCGCTCGCCCTGCTGCTCGCCTCGGCCCTCCACCGGCCCCTCGTGGGCCTCGGGGCGCTTCGCACCGCTTACTTCCTGCCGTACGTCACGGCGGCCAACGCAGCGGCCATCGTCTGGTTTTACGTCTTTCACCCGGAGGCCGGGGGGTTGCTCAACGAGGCCCTGCGCCTGGTGGGGTTGCCCCGCCAGCGATGGCTCCTCGACCCGCGCCTCGCCATGCCGGCGGTGGCGATCACCCAGGTGTGGCACCTGCTCGGCTACCAGGCGGTGCTCTTCCTGGCCGGGCTGCAAAACATCTCCCGAGAGTACTACGAGCAGGCGGCCATCGACGGCGCGTCGGGCTGGCGCCTGTTCCGGTACGTCACCTGGCCGCTGCTCTCCCCGACGACCTACTTCGTCTTGATCATCTCGCTCATCGGCGCTTTCCAGGTCTTCTCGCCGGTCTACATCATGACGAGGGGTGGCCCCCTCGACAGCACCATGGTGCTGGTCTACTACCTGTACCGCCACTCGTTCGAGTACTTCGACTTCGGGTACGCCTCGGCCATCGCCTACGTGCTCTTCGTCTTCCTGTTCGTGCTGACGCTGGTGCAGCGGCGCACCATCGGGACGCGGGTGCACTACCAGTGA
- a CDS encoding ABC transporter substrate-binding protein, producing the protein MRTLGTRAWIVAALLVVALAPVPATAAGARTTITFWHAMGGPLGETIKALVDEFNRAHPGVEVVAQYQGNYGQLQQKILASVAAGQPPVVAQSYSNWTEQLLEAKAIVPLDPFVKGPDGWSKEELADFWPVFLEANRWDGTLWSIPFNKSIYVLFYNASLYKELGVSAPADWEALLKVSRAATLKRGGEIVRHGFGLRPNVDQFALFLLTNGGEWLSPDFQKARFAEKPGVEALQFMVDLLHKYRVAYYIEGYMEQDFAAGKVAAYATSVPGRPYVEQAVGDKFEWGIGPLPTRSSRRTPVAGTDLVIFSKATPEQQKAAWTFVKWLVEPQQTARWSMETFYLPVRQSAMKVPAFQEYLRRDPRNGAALVLLPYAVTDPPIQEWNRIRNYISDAVAQAFLLKATPQAALEEAARKTDAELARRR; encoded by the coding sequence TTGCGCACACTCGGCACCAGGGCCTGGATCGTGGCAGCGCTGCTGGTGGTGGCGCTGGCGCCGGTCCCTGCGACAGCCGCGGGGGCCCGGACGACCATCACCTTCTGGCATGCCATGGGCGGGCCGCTGGGGGAGACCATCAAGGCGCTCGTCGACGAGTTCAACCGTGCCCATCCCGGCGTGGAGGTCGTGGCCCAGTACCAGGGCAACTACGGGCAGTTGCAGCAGAAGATTCTCGCATCGGTGGCGGCCGGCCAACCCCCGGTCGTGGCGCAGTCGTACAGCAACTGGACCGAGCAACTGCTCGAGGCGAAGGCCATCGTGCCCCTGGATCCGTTCGTCAAGGGGCCGGACGGTTGGAGCAAGGAGGAGCTGGCCGACTTCTGGCCGGTGTTCCTGGAGGCCAACCGGTGGGACGGCACGCTCTGGAGCATCCCGTTCAACAAGAGCATCTACGTGCTCTTTTACAACGCGAGCCTCTACAAGGAGCTCGGGGTGAGCGCTCCGGCCGACTGGGAGGCGCTGCTCAAGGTCTCCAGGGCGGCCACTCTCAAGCGGGGCGGGGAGATCGTCCGGCACGGCTTCGGCCTGCGGCCCAACGTCGACCAGTTCGCCCTTTTCCTGCTGACCAACGGCGGGGAGTGGCTGAGCCCGGACTTCCAGAAAGCCCGCTTCGCCGAGAAGCCCGGAGTGGAAGCGCTGCAGTTCATGGTCGACCTGCTTCACAAGTACCGGGTGGCGTACTACATCGAGGGCTACATGGAGCAGGACTTCGCGGCCGGCAAGGTAGCGGCCTATGCCACCTCCGTTCCCGGCCGCCCGTACGTGGAGCAGGCGGTCGGCGACAAGTTCGAGTGGGGGATCGGGCCCCTGCCGACGCGGTCGAGCCGGCGGACGCCGGTCGCGGGCACGGACCTGGTCATCTTCAGCAAGGCCACGCCGGAGCAACAGAAGGCGGCGTGGACGTTCGTGAAGTGGCTGGTGGAGCCGCAACAGACCGCCCGCTGGTCGATGGAGACCTTCTACTTGCCGGTTCGCCAGTCCGCGATGAAGGTTCCGGCGTTCCAGGAGTACTTGCGCCGGGATCCCCGCAACGGCGCCGCGCTGGTGCTGCTGCCGTACGCGGTCACCGACCCTCCGATCCAGGAGTGGAACCGGATCCGCAACTACATCTCCGACGCCGTCGCGCAGGCCTTCTTGTTGAAGGCGACCCCTCAGGCGGCGCTGGAGGAGGCGGCTCGCAAGACGGATGCGGAGCTCGCTCGGCGTCGCTAG
- the guaA gene encoding glutamine-hydrolyzing GMP synthase gives MRPVIAVDPAGMPGAERVLVLDLGAQYTLLIARRVRELGVYCEVLPGDAPAQTILSRKPQAIILSGGPSSVYAEDAPRPDPAVWEAGVPVLGICYGMQLMAHVLGGEVRRGERQEFGRAELEVLAADDGRPGRLFEGIGSPGARMTCWMSHGDLVRRPPPGFRTVARTPLSPVAAMEHGSRPWFGVQFHPEVAHTPFGSELLRHFLYDLAGLRGGWNMHAFVERAVDELRRQVTGGRAVVALSGGVDSSTAAVLAHRALGDRLTAIFVDHGLLRRGEPETVEREIGGRLGVPVTRVDARQRFLTKLAGVVDPEEKRRIIGREFIRVFEESARGVPDVRYLVQGTLYPDVVESGGGRTATIKSHHNVGGLPEQMQLTLVEPFRYLFKDEVRRVARELGLPDAIVHRHPFPGPGLAVRVVGEVTAEALETVRACDAIVQEEVERAGWAGEVWQAFAVWTGAWSVGVKGDARHYGPVIAVRCVQSDDGMTADWVRLPYEVLDRISHRITNEVPTVSRVVYDVSAKPPATIEWE, from the coding sequence ATGCGGCCGGTCATCGCCGTCGACCCGGCCGGTATGCCCGGCGCCGAACGGGTGCTGGTGCTGGACCTGGGGGCGCAGTACACGCTGCTCATCGCCCGCAGGGTGCGGGAGCTGGGCGTGTATTGTGAGGTGCTGCCGGGGGACGCGCCGGCGCAGACCATCCTGTCCCGCAAGCCGCAGGCCATCATCCTCTCGGGCGGGCCCTCCAGCGTGTACGCCGAGGATGCGCCCCGGCCCGATCCCGCGGTGTGGGAAGCCGGCGTACCCGTCTTGGGTATCTGCTACGGGATGCAGCTGATGGCGCATGTCCTGGGCGGCGAGGTGCGCCGGGGGGAGCGGCAGGAGTTCGGACGGGCGGAGCTCGAGGTGCTGGCAGCCGACGACGGGAGGCCGGGGCGGCTGTTCGAGGGGATCGGGTCGCCGGGAGCGCGCATGACCTGCTGGATGAGCCACGGGGACCTGGTGCGACGGCCGCCTCCCGGCTTCCGCACGGTGGCCCGGACGCCGCTTTCGCCGGTGGCGGCCATGGAGCACGGGTCGCGCCCCTGGTTCGGGGTGCAGTTCCACCCCGAGGTGGCCCACACGCCCTTCGGCTCCGAGCTCCTGCGCCATTTCCTGTACGACCTGGCGGGCCTGCGTGGCGGGTGGAACATGCACGCCTTCGTGGAGCGCGCCGTCGACGAGCTTCGCCGGCAGGTGACCGGGGGGCGCGCGGTGGTGGCCTTGAGCGGCGGAGTCGATTCGTCGACGGCGGCGGTGCTGGCACACCGGGCGCTGGGCGACCGGCTGACGGCGATCTTCGTGGATCACGGCCTGCTGCGCCGGGGGGAGCCCGAGACGGTCGAGCGGGAGATCGGCGGGCGGCTCGGCGTGCCCGTGACCCGCGTCGATGCCCGGCAGCGCTTCCTCACCAAGCTGGCCGGCGTCGTGGACCCCGAGGAGAAGCGGCGGATCATCGGCCGAGAGTTCATTCGGGTTTTCGAGGAAAGCGCCCGAGGCGTCCCCGACGTGCGCTACCTCGTCCAGGGCACGCTCTACCCCGATGTGGTGGAGTCGGGCGGCGGGCGCACCGCCACCATCAAGTCGCACCACAACGTGGGCGGGCTGCCGGAGCAGATGCAGCTCACGCTGGTGGAGCCGTTTCGGTACCTCTTCAAGGACGAGGTGCGCAGGGTAGCCCGGGAGCTGGGGCTTCCCGACGCCATCGTGCACCGTCATCCGTTCCCCGGTCCGGGGCTGGCGGTGAGGGTGGTCGGCGAGGTGACGGCCGAGGCCCTGGAGACGGTGCGGGCGTGCGACGCCATCGTGCAGGAAGAGGTGGAGAGGGCCGGGTGGGCCGGAGAGGTCTGGCAGGCCTTCGCCGTCTGGACCGGTGCCTGGAGCGTCGGGGTCAAGGGAGATGCCCGCCATTACGGGCCGGTCATTGCCGTGCGGTGCGTGCAAAGCGACGACGGCATGACGGCCGACTGGGTACGGTTGCCCTACGAGGTGCTGGATCGGATCTCTCACCGCATCACCAACGAGGTGCCCACGGTCTCCCGGGTGGTCTACGACGTGAGCGCCAAGCCGCCTGCGACCATCGAATGGGAGTAG
- the hpt gene encoding hypoxanthine phosphoribosyltransferase, producing MRSLEAEASPLLGDIESVLLEEARIRQRVQELGHQISHEYKDLDPLFVGILKGAVLFLSDLLRAVSIPSTVDFMAISSYGAGTKSSGVVRILKDLDHPIADRHVIIVEDIVDTGLTLRYLLDNLQSRKPASLRVCVLLDKSEQRQLPVHLDYVGFSIPNRFVVGYGLDYAEHYRNLPFIGILSPEAVQRGSR from the coding sequence ATGCGTTCACTCGAGGCGGAGGCGAGCCCTCTTTTGGGCGATATCGAGTCCGTGCTGCTCGAGGAGGCGCGCATCCGGCAGCGGGTGCAGGAGCTCGGCCACCAGATCTCCCACGAGTACAAGGACCTGGATCCCCTCTTCGTCGGGATCCTCAAGGGCGCCGTCCTCTTTCTGTCCGATCTGCTGCGGGCCGTCTCGATCCCGTCCACCGTCGACTTCATGGCCATCTCGAGCTACGGGGCGGGCACCAAGTCGAGCGGCGTCGTGCGGATCCTCAAGGACCTGGACCACCCCATCGCCGATCGCCACGTGATCATCGTGGAGGACATCGTCGACACGGGGCTGACCCTTCGCTACCTGCTGGACAACCTCCAGTCCCGCAAGCCGGCCAGCTTGCGGGTGTGCGTGCTGCTCGACAAGAGCGAGCAGCGGCAGCTCCCCGTGCACCTCGACTACGTCGGCTTCTCGATTCCCAACCGGTTCGTGGTGGGGTACGGGCTGGACTACGCGGAGCACTACCGCAATCTGCCGTTCATCGGCATCCTGAGCCCTGAGGCCGTCCAGAGAGGTTCGCGCTGA
- the moaC gene encoding cyclic pyranopterin monophosphate synthase MoaC: MEGELTHLDDQGRARMVDVSGKDVTLREAVARGYVEMGGETLQAITQGRVPKGDVLAAARIAGTMAAKRTAELIPLCHAIPLSGVEVHLRPLPERQALEVEARVKARWVTGVEMEALTAVCVAALTVYDMAKALDRGMRITGVHLVEKSGGRSGAWKAVE, from the coding sequence ATGGAAGGAGAGCTCACCCACCTCGACGACCAGGGACGGGCCCGCATGGTGGACGTGTCGGGCAAGGACGTCACCTTGCGGGAGGCCGTGGCGCGCGGCTACGTGGAGATGGGGGGTGAGACGCTCCAGGCCATCACCCAGGGGCGCGTGCCCAAAGGAGACGTGCTGGCGGCGGCCCGCATCGCCGGCACCATGGCCGCCAAGCGCACCGCCGAGCTGATTCCGCTCTGTCACGCCATCCCGTTGAGCGGCGTGGAGGTGCACCTGAGGCCCCTGCCCGAGCGCCAGGCGCTGGAAGTCGAGGCCCGGGTGAAGGCGCGGTGGGTGACCGGCGTCGAAATGGAGGCGCTGACGGCGGTTTGTGTCGCCGCGCTCACGGTGTATGATATGGCCAAGGCTCTGGACCGCGGCATGCGGATTACCGGCGTCCACCTGGTGGAAAAGTCGGGAGGCCGCTCCGGAGCCTGGAAGGCAGTGGAGTGA